TTGCCGCTGCTGTTCGAGCCTTGCTCGCTTAACGGTTCTCTTAAGATGCGCCTTCCAGGATACTCTTATCGAATTATTAAGCGTGAATTATGTCTAGGCTATAATTTATTTATACCGTGAACCGGTGAACCACTATAACTTTTGAAATAATGTATAAATTTAGGGTAAAATATCGAAAATCTGGCATTTTAAGATTCCTTTCGCATCTTGAAACCGTACGTGCATTTGAAAGGGCGGTGAGGCGAGCAAACCTCCCCTTCACTTTAACCAAGGGCTTTAGCCCCAAACTCAAGATTTCCTGGGGTCCGCCCCTTCCCGTTGGTTTTAGTAGCTGCGCAGAGTATTCTGATTTCTTCCTCACCGACTACCTGAATCCTGAGAGTATCATTGATTCCTTAAATAAAGCCTTGCCCCATGATATTCGTATCTTGGAAGCAAAATATGTTCCGTTACATTCTGCCTCTTTGATGAGCATAATCAATGTAGCCAGCTACAAAACGTTGATCAAAGTTGATCCCGGTCTGTCCCGCGAGGAGCTCAAGGATGGCATGGATGGGCTTTTGACTCGGGGAAGAATTTCGGTTTTCAAGAAAGATCGCGAAAGAGCAGTGGATTTACGGCGATCACTCTTGGATTTTGAGGTTAAAGAAGTTAAAAATGGCGAGGTTACTCTGAGGTTCTCTCTTCAGGTCGGGGGCAAGGAGAGTATCAGAGCGGAGAATCTCATAAAAGCGCTATTTGAGCGGTTTCCAAAATCCTTGTCATTTGAAATAATTGAAATTACGAGAATGGGTCTTTATGTAAAGGTGGGCGATGAATTCATCGATCCCCTCAAATATGGTGGGTAGTTGTAATGTTTGCGCACATTGGTAACACTTATATTGCTCGATGGCATCCCTCCGAGTGCTAGCTGCTGCGAGCCTACTCGCTACTCTCTTAAGGGCAACGCCCTCCATAAGTCCGGGTCGGACTGTTGCCGCCGCTGTTCGAGCCTTGCTCGCTTAACGGTTCTCTTAAGATGCACTCTCCAGGATACCCCATCGCACAAAAAATGAGCTTAATCTTGATATAATTACTGTGAACTGTGAACCGTGAACGGTGAACCATGTAAGAGTGTAACCAATGTCTGCGATTAATACAGAAGTTGTTGATTGGAAGTAAGAAATCTTGTAAAATCTTTCACTCCCGACTCCTAACTACCAACTCCCAACTCGTCATGGAGGGATAATATGGCTGAACTAAAAGAGATAATGATCTCGGTGGATGATTTTGAGGCTCGGGTAGCCATTTTGGAGAAGGAGAGATTGGCCGAGATTTACGTGGAGCGAAACGATGCTCCATCCATCATGGGCAACATCTATCTGGGGCGCGTTAGCAGCATATTGCCCGGCATGGATGCAGCCTTTGTGGATATCGGCCAGGAGAAAAGTGCCTTTTTGTGCGTAGGGGAAGTCGTCTTTCCCGAGGAGGTGGATTCCTTACCCCAAAAGATACATTACTTTTTAAAACCGGGTCAGGATATATTGGTTCAGGTTGCCAAGGGACCCATGGGCACAAAGGGTGCCAGGGTAACCGCTCAGATCGCTTTACCCGGCAGACATCTGGTCCTCCTTCCCTTCGGGGATTCCGTTGGAGTATCCCGCCGTCTTTCCGAAGACGAGAGGGAAAGATTGCGAATTCTTTGCGAGGGCATCAAGCCCGATGATATGGGCCTCATCGCCAGAACGGCCGCTCAAGGTGTGGGACTTGAGTGGTTAAAATCAGATCTCAAGTATCTCATTAGGACTTGGAGAAATCTTCAGCGCCAGGCCGAAAAGAGTAAAGCACCGAAGGCCATCTACAGGGAAGAGGGACTCGCACTGCGTGCCGCAAGAGACATATTCACTTCCGATTTTATACAATTGGTCATCGATTCTCCCAAGGAATACAAAAAGATCCAAACATTCTTAAGTGAAACTTCTCCGGGACTCAAAGACCGCGTGAAGCTTTATTCGGGAAGCATCCCCCTATTCGAAAAGTACAACGTTGATTCCCAACTGAGAAAGGCCCTCAGGAGAAGAATTTGGCTAAGGTCAGGAGGATATATCACCATTGACACCACGGAAGCCCTCACCGCCATCGACGTCAACACGGGCAAGTATGTCGGGAAGACCAGCTTGCAACGAACCATCCTCAAAACGAATCTTGAGGCGGCTCGAGAGATCGCGGATCAAATTCGTTTGAGGGATATCGGTGGAATCATAGTGATAGACTTCATCGACATGGAGGATCAAAAAGACAGGGAGAAGGTTTTTTCAGCCCTAAATGAAGCCCTGGCCATGGATAGGGCAAAGACTAATGTGGGGGAATTTTCGGAATTTGGTGTAGTGGAGATGACCAGGAAAAAATTCTGGCAGGGACTATTGGAAAGCTTATGTGCTCCCTGTTTAAGCTGCGAAGGATCGGGTGTGATGCTTTCCGATACCGCGGCGGGAATTGAAGCCTGGCGAGGGATAAAAGGGTTTTGTCGAGCCAAATCTTCGGAGGCTTTGCTGTTTAAAGTTCATCCCAGGGTGATCAACTTTCTTGCGGCGAGGAGGGCCAAATTGCGCAAGAGAATGGGAAGAGATGTTTACCTTTATGGCGACCCCACGTACTCACCGGAGGGCTATGAACTCGTGAGCGAGGGTTCCCACAGAAAGATAAAGCGTGCCTATAAAGAGCTGTGCAAGGAATATGCCATCCTTCACCTCACCTGAGATTAAACGAAAGTTCTAAAACCCAGCTGAGTTAAATTTTTACAGCCCACACTCGCTTTTGCAAGGCCCTGAGCAGCAAGTTTATGCGTTTTATGACCCACCTATAATTTATGTAAATTGACAACTAAAGTCCTTCTTTGTTAGGATAGAGTGCTGGTTAAGGGAGGAATTATTGCATGCCGTATGCTATTATTGAATCTGGGGGCAAACAATATAAGGTTCGGAAGGGAGAAGAAGTTCTCATCGAGAAAATAGAGGGCAAGCCCGGTGATAAGGTAAAGTTCGATAAGATAATTTTCTTAAGCCATGGCGATCAAAAGATTCATCAAAAAGAGGTGCTTTCCAAGGTAAAGGTGAAGGGCACTATCGTCGAGCAGTTAAAGGGCGAAAAGATAATCGTATTCAAATATGAACCGAAGAAGGGATATAAGCGGATGAGGGGACACAGACAAATCCTAACCAAAGTGAGGATAGATGATATAAAGGTCCCCAGCTAACAAACTCCCAACTATCCGGAGGTTGATAAAATGGCTCATAAAAAGGGAATGGGAAGTTCCAGAAATGGAAGAGATAGTCGATCCAAGCGCTTGGGAGTTAAGCGTTATGGTGGTCAGTTCGTGACGGCGGGGAGCATCCTCGTTCGCCAGCGAGGTACGAGGATAAAACCCGGTCTCAATGTAGGGCTTGGGCGCGATTATACGCTTTTCGCTTTGATCGATGGCTATGTGATGTACGAATCTCGCAATAACTCGCGTAAGGTAAGCGTGCTCGCGCAGGCTTAAGCCTAGAAACGAATCTCGAATTGACCCAGGGTATGACCATCGGTTCTTTATAAGGTCATTCTGATTTCTTATAACCTGGGTCGTTATTTTTTATGCTGAAAAATAGGGGGCATTCAAAGGCGTGGCGACCTTCATCGACGAAGCTCGAATTTTCGTCAAAGGTGGTAAGGGTGGAAATGGTTGCGTGAGTTTCAGGAGGGAAAAGTTTGCTCCCAAAGGCGGTCCCGATGGTGGCGATGGGGGCCGGGGTGGCGATGTCATTTTAAGAGTCGTCAGATCCCTGCGCACGCTCATGGATTTCCACTACCAG
This genomic stretch from Actinomycetota bacterium harbors:
- a CDS encoding Rne/Rng family ribonuclease, whose protein sequence is MAELKEIMISVDDFEARVAILEKERLAEIYVERNDAPSIMGNIYLGRVSSILPGMDAAFVDIGQEKSAFLCVGEVVFPEEVDSLPQKIHYFLKPGQDILVQVAKGPMGTKGARVTAQIALPGRHLVLLPFGDSVGVSRRLSEDERERLRILCEGIKPDDMGLIARTAAQGVGLEWLKSDLKYLIRTWRNLQRQAEKSKAPKAIYREEGLALRAARDIFTSDFIQLVIDSPKEYKKIQTFLSETSPGLKDRVKLYSGSIPLFEKYNVDSQLRKALRRRIWLRSGGYITIDTTEALTAIDVNTGKYVGKTSLQRTILKTNLEAAREIADQIRLRDIGGIIVIDFIDMEDQKDREKVFSALNEALAMDRAKTNVGEFSEFGVVEMTRKKFWQGLLESLCAPCLSCEGSGVMLSDTAAGIEAWRGIKGFCRAKSSEALLFKVHPRVINFLAARRAKLRKRMGRDVYLYGDPTYSPEGYELVSEGSHRKIKRAYKELCKEYAILHLT
- the rpmA gene encoding 50S ribosomal protein L27, producing the protein MAHKKGMGSSRNGRDSRSKRLGVKRYGGQFVTAGSILVRQRGTRIKPGLNVGLGRDYTLFALIDGYVMYESRNNSRKVSVLAQA
- the rplU gene encoding 50S ribosomal protein L21, giving the protein MPYAIIESGGKQYKVRKGEEVLIEKIEGKPGDKVKFDKIIFLSHGDQKIHQKEVLSKVKVKGTIVEQLKGEKIIVFKYEPKKGYKRMRGHRQILTKVRIDDIKVPS
- a CDS encoding TIGR03936 family radical SAM-associated protein, whose protein sequence is MYKFRVKYRKSGILRFLSHLETVRAFERAVRRANLPFTLTKGFSPKLKISWGPPLPVGFSSCAEYSDFFLTDYLNPESIIDSLNKALPHDIRILEAKYVPLHSASLMSIINVASYKTLIKVDPGLSREELKDGMDGLLTRGRISVFKKDRERAVDLRRSLLDFEVKEVKNGEVTLRFSLQVGGKESIRAENLIKALFERFPKSLSFEIIEITRMGLYVKVGDEFIDPLKYGG